The Caldisericum sp. DNA segment CTAATCCTAAAACCAATTTTATTAAGGTACTGAAGAAGTTCATATTGTGTTTTAAATTCGACACCTACAACCTCACCTATACCATAGGCAATCATATGCAATTTTCTCTGGGCAGTAATCCTGGAGTCGAGTTGCCTTATAGAACCTGCAGCAGCATTTCTCGGGTTTGCAAAAGGAGGCTCACCCTTTTCTATTCTTTCTTTGTTTAGTTTCTCGAAATCCTCTTTATACATTATTACTTCGCCACGCACTTCAATTACAGGCGGAGGATTATCTATAAGGAGTTTTAAAGGGACTCCTCTAACAGTTTTAACATTAGGCGTTACATCCTCACCACGGACGCCATCACCACGAGTTGCACCCCTTACAAGTATTCCATTCTCATACCTTATAGAAATTGCAAGTCCATCCATCTTTAGTTCAGTTTCGTATTCAATTTTATTTTGCCCTGATTCCCTTTTCACCCTTCTATCAAACTCTCTTAGATCTTCGTCATCAAAAGCGTTTGCAAGGGAAAGCATAGGAACAGTGTGTATGACTTCTGGAAATTCATTTAGAGGTGGCGCTCCAACCTTTTGAGATGGAGAGTCAGGCGTAACAAGATCTGGAAAACGCTCTTCAATTGCAAGAAGTTCCTGGAAAAGCCTGTCGTATTCGGCATCGGTTATTTCGGGTGAGTCAAGGACATAGTAACGGTAATTGTGATAGTTTATAAGATCCCTCAGTTCTTTAAGCCTTTTCGCTGCCTCTTCCTTTGTTAAGTGAGAGACATCTATCTTCATATACCCACCTCCTTACTTATTCACTACTTTGTGAGTACTTTAAGTTCAACCCCCTCAATGATATAAACATTTTGTGAGTTTTGAGAAACTATAAAAATTGGATTATCGGTAGTGAAAGCCTTTATGAAACGTCCAATCTCTCGATCCCGCGAATCCTTTATTATCGCCTGATAAAAAATTGTCCCCTGAGGATTAATGTTTTTGTATATAAACGCCTTAACCTTAGCTCCTTCAAGATACTCATAAGGTGTAAAATCCGTTTTTGGCAAGTTATTCAAAAGATTCCCTCTTGAATCGTAGAAGTAGAAACCCGAGTTTGTGGCGAAGACTACTTTCTTATTACCTATGAAGATGTTGTTAATGTTACTGTCAAAACTCGTCTTTGCAAGTTGTGAAAGAGAATTAGTATAGAAATATACAGGCAAAGTACTTTTTGCATTACCATTTTGGGAAGATTCTGCGTTAATTACTTTATACCCTGCAACTATATTTCCATTTGTGAAATACGCAAAAGCATTGCTTATGGAACTTGTTTGTTTTTCTCCAATTGAGGTTTTAGCTACAATTCTTGAACCATTAAGGAGATATAAGTCTCCTCCCTCAAGAATGAATGCAACAGCACCGGTTGAGTCTATTGAAATTTGAGAATTCTGACCCATGTCAGGAACAACATCCTTTGCAACTACTTTGCCGCTTTTATCAATGGTTACTATTAAGTATGAAAGGTCTTTAAGAGATTGGAAAAGAAGTTTCGTACCACCGTCGTTTAAAAAAGTAGCAAAAGGATCTCTTGGTATGTAGTTATCAAAGCCCACATTGAAAAGTTCTTTGAAATCTTTATCAAGAATGTGGAACTTAACACCTGCAATAAAAACAGATCCATCGGAAGGATTAGAAACAAGACCGAATATTTTATCATCAATTTTCTTGCTAAACTGCACTTTCCCCGAATTATCAACATAGGCAATGTAGCCTTGAGAATTTCCTATTAAAACTCCATCCTTATACGAAATTGCGGCAGTGGGCGGCTCCTGAAAAGCTTTTAATGTTTTTTCGTTTAAAACAATCTGCTTAATAAAGAAAAGCCTGTAGATTATAAGTCCTGCAGAAATTAAAAGGAAAAAAGTCAACAAAATTAAAATTATCTGCTTTTTAGAAAGCCTCTTAACTTGTTTTGTATTTTTGTTTTTCATGCTTCAATTGTATGTGAATTTGCTTTTTAGTCAAGATGTATATTCAATTGCCTTGAAATATGCTATTCAAAAGTAACTTTTTGCTATAATATAGCGGGTTTGGGTGAAAAAATAATGCGGAGGAAGTTTAATGCAGGAAAAACTTGCAAAGGAATTAAGACTTAGAACTATTGTTATTGCTGCGTTAGGCAGTGCTGTAATCTCAATGAGTTCCATCTATGTTGCACTAAGAATGGGGGCGCTTCCCTGGCCAACTATTTTTGTTGCAATTGTTTCAATGGCTGTATTAAAAGCCCTCAAGAACACAAATCTCAAAGAAATTAATGTTGCTCATACAGGAATGTCTGCAGGTGCACTTGTTGCAGGAGGTATTGCCTTCACAATCCCAGGTATCTGGATGATCAGCGAAAATGTACAGGTTAATTTTCTTTATGTCTTTCTTACCTCACTTATCGGGGCGCTTATAGGCGTTTTTATGGTAGTCCTGATAAGAGAATTCTTCATCGAAAAGTCAAACTTGCCGTATCCAGTCGGTGTTGCAACCGCACAAACTCTTATTGCTGGCGACGAAGGTGGAAAAAAATCAAAAATTGTTTTTTCTTCGTTAACGTTATCCGCAATTTTTACCTTTTTGCGTGATGGTTTTTCGAAAATTCCACAGGCAATTATGATAAAGGGCCTCGAAAACTATGGGATAGGCTTTTTTATGTCACCTATGGCTTTCGGCATCGGGTACATAATTGGTATCTTTTACATGGGCATCTGGTTTGTAGGCAGTGTCATCGGTAATATTTTAATCCCTGTATTCTTCTCAACCTCCCTTGGAGGAATTGATAAGGCAGTTATTTTCAAGAACAATCTTGGTATAGGTTTGATTATTGGTGGAGGTATCGCACTACTCATAAAGGACATTATTCCAAAACTTGACACAATTTTTAAAAACGCCTTTCAAAAATTAAATGTGTCTTATAAGATACTTGCAGTTGTTTTGGTTGCAATCCTCGGTATAGAAATTTATTTCCTTAAATTGGGCATTGTAGCAAGCATATTAACCCTCGTAGGTGCTTCTGTTTCCGTAGTAATGGCTGCATACACTGATGGTGCAACTGGAATAGTTCCAATGGAGATTTTCGGAATTATTATCCTCCTTTTCATTAAACTTGTGGTAGGTGCAAAAACGCTTTCATATCTTCCACTATTTGCTGTTGCATGCATTGTTGCGGTTGCAAGCGGAGTTGCTGGAGACAATTTACAGGATTTTAAAACAGGTTCGATCATTGGGACAAATCCAAACGCACAGGTTATTTCTGAACTCGTAGGTGCTATTGTTGGTGCAGTCTTCGGCTCTCTTGCGCTTTTTATCCTTCACGCTGCATACGGAAAAATGGGACCCAATACATTTCTTGTTGCACCACAAGCATATGCAGTGTCGCAGATGATACAGGGACTTTCGGATCCAAGAAGTTTCACTTTCGGGCTTTTGACTGGGTTTGTCCTGTACTTTTTCAAAGTTCCATCTATGATTCTTGGTATAGGTATTTATCTTCCTTTTATAATCTCACTTACTGCATTCCTTGGAAGCTCTTTGAGAGTTATTATTGATAAGTTCTTCCCGAAGCAGAGCGAAAACCTCACTCTTGTTTCCTCTGGACTTTTAGGTGGAGAAGGGTTCGCAGGAACAATTGTTGCAATTGTTAAGTTTATTTGGAGGCTCTAATGGGAAGCATTACAGATGTAAAAGGTGTTCTTGTTGGAAATTATGAAGATTTTAATAATATAACTGGTGCAACCGCAATCATTATTGAGAAAGGAGCAACCGCCTCTGTAGATGTAAGGGGGGGTGCTCCCGGCACAAGGGAAACAGACCTTCTAAACCCGGAAAATCTTGTCGAATATGTTAATGCAATCTATATTGGCGGAGGAAGCGCTTTGGGTCTTGAAGGTGCAAGTGGGGTATCGAGATTTTTAGAAGAGAAAAATATAGGTTTCGATACCGGCGTAAAAAAGGTTCCTATTGTAAGCGGTGCAATTATTTTTGACCTTTCAATTGGAAATCCCGTTTATCCTGATTTAAATGCAGGGTATATTGCAGCAAAAAACGCAACGGATAATTTTAACCTGAACGGAAATGTTGGTGCTGGCGTTGGTGCAACCGTTGGAAAAATAAGAGGAATGGAATTTGCAATGAAAGGCGGACTTGGGACTGAAAGCATAAAACTTGGAGATCTTGTTGTTGGGGCTCTTGTTGTCATAAATGCGCTTGGAGACATCTATGACTTTGACAACAAAATTATTGCAGGTGCCTTGAACGACCAGAAAGACGGCTTCATAAATACTGAGGAATTTATTCTCAAGGCTCACTCAACACAGGTTCCCTTCAAAAACACAACAGTTGGAGTAGTTGCAACTAATGCGAAACTCACGAAGAGCAAACTTAAGCGACTTGCTATAATCTCGCATGATGCAATTGGAAGGAGAATAAAGCCGTCCCATACAATCTTCGACGGGGATACCATATTTACTATTGCAACAAATGAAGTTGAGTTTGAAGACCTCTTAACCCTTGGTGTGCTTTTTGAGAGTGTGCTTGAAAAAGCGATAATAAAAGCGGTAGTTAACGCAAAAAGTCTGGGAAACATTAAGGCATTTGCCGATTTTAGAATATAATATTTATAAAGGAGGCTTAAAATGGTTGAAGAAAACAAGTTAGCGCCAGATTTTGAATTGAAAGATTCCGAAGGCAATTTAGTTAAGTTGAGCGACTTTAGAGGAAAAACTGTAATACTTTACTTCTATCCAAAGGCACTTACTTCAGGATGCACGAAAGAAGCCCAGGACTTCAGAGACAATTACGAAGAGATTAAAAAACTTGGAACAGAAGTTATTGGCGTTAGCGGTGACAAGGTGGAAACGATAAAAAAATTCAAGCAAAAGGAGAATCTTCCATTTATTCTTCTTAGTGACGAAGGCTTCAAAGTTTCAACCGAATACGGAGTATACAAAGAGAAAAGTATGTATGGAAAAAAGTATATGGGCATAGAAAGGTCAACTTTCATAATCGATAAGGATGGTATTGTAAGAAAAATAATGAGAAAGGTTAAGGTACCAAACCATGTAAAAGAAGTAATCGAAGAAATTAAAAAATTGGGGTGAGAGTATGAAGGCACTTATAATCGTTGATATGCTTAAGGACTTTGTTGAAGACTGGGGGGCACTTAAAATAAACGGTGCAAAAACCATTATCCCTTATATAAAGGAATTAAAAGACCAATTTAAAAAGGAAAATCTTCCGGTTATCTATCTTGCCGATGCGCACGACAAATATGACAAAGAATTCGCTATCTGGCCACCACATTGTGTAGAAGGAACTGTCGGAGCAGAGGTTGTTGACGAACTAAAACCTGAAGAAGGTGATATATTAATAAAAAAGAAAACTTATTCAGGCTTTTTCAACACAAATTTGGACGAAACTCTAAAGTCTCTTAATGTCAATGAAGTTTATATCGTAGGTGTTGCAACAAATATATGTGTCCACTACACAGCATCGGATGCAGTTCTCAGAGGATACAAAGTTGTGATTCCATGGAAATGTACAAAAGGCGTAACCGAAGAAGACGAAGCATATATGAAAAAACACTTCGAGAATGTCTTAAAGGTAACCATAATTTAGGAGGGTAATGTGCTTACAAAGGATACCGTTTTAAAGAAGATTTTAGAAAGCGGAACAAAGGGGAAAACGAGAAGCGACATATACGGAAAGAAAACAAGCGAAAAAGAAACACTCGAAAAAATTATTGACGAACTAAAAAAAGAGGGGAAGATTTTAGAGAAAGGTAAGAGGCTATATGGAGCAGAGCAAGTCTCTCAACTTCCTGTAAAGAAGGAAGAAGCAGGCGAAGGCTTCGTCAAAATGCAGGATTTCCTCACATTAAAGGAGTTGTTTTCAAAAGAGATAGAGAGTCTAAAAAAAGAAGTAAAAGAATTAAGAGGACTAATATACCAGTTCAAAAGTGAAATAGACAGAGCCTACGACTACATAAACGACATATTTATATACCTTAAAGAGCCAAGCCATGAAAAAGTGGGTTCAGTGGACGTAGATCTTTTAAAGATGATTTACGATAATCTCAACGAAACTCGCCACTTTGGTGATTCTGTTCCTGTCCCGATTTTTAAGGACGAAGTTAAAAAGCATGTTGCTATTTCCGATGAGGAAATAGACAAAATACTTTTAGACCTCGATAGCAAAGAAATTATTTATCTACAGACACTTGATAACCCAGGCGATTTTAGCGACAGTGATAGGGGAATAAAATTTCAGGGAAGGATACTCTACTTTATAACATGGACGAAAAGAGAGTATTGATAGAAGAATTTAAAAAACTACAACCATACAAAGACAATGTAATTAAAGATCCTTTTGGAAACGAAATAATTGATGTAGAAAGCATAAATAAAAGTGCAT contains these protein-coding regions:
- the bcp gene encoding thioredoxin-dependent thiol peroxidase, with translation MVEENKLAPDFELKDSEGNLVKLSDFRGKTVILYFYPKALTSGCTKEAQDFRDNYEEIKKLGTEVIGVSGDKVETIKKFKQKENLPFILLSDEGFKVSTEYGVYKEKSMYGKKYMGIERSTFIIDKDGIVRKIMRKVKVPNHVKEVIEEIKKLG
- a CDS encoding cysteine hydrolase, coding for MKALIIVDMLKDFVEDWGALKINGAKTIIPYIKELKDQFKKENLPVIYLADAHDKYDKEFAIWPPHCVEGTVGAEVVDELKPEEGDILIKKKTYSGFFNTNLDETLKSLNVNEVYIVGVATNICVHYTASDAVLRGYKVVIPWKCTKGVTEEDEAYMKKHFENVLKVTII
- a CDS encoding OPT/YSL family transporter, which gives rise to MQEKLAKELRLRTIVIAALGSAVISMSSIYVALRMGALPWPTIFVAIVSMAVLKALKNTNLKEINVAHTGMSAGALVAGGIAFTIPGIWMISENVQVNFLYVFLTSLIGALIGVFMVVLIREFFIEKSNLPYPVGVATAQTLIAGDEGGKKSKIVFSSLTLSAIFTFLRDGFSKIPQAIMIKGLENYGIGFFMSPMAFGIGYIIGIFYMGIWFVGSVIGNILIPVFFSTSLGGIDKAVIFKNNLGIGLIIGGGIALLIKDIIPKLDTIFKNAFQKLNVSYKILAVVLVAILGIEIYFLKLGIVASILTLVGASVSVVMAAYTDGATGIVPMEIFGIIILLFIKLVVGAKTLSYLPLFAVACIVAVASGVAGDNLQDFKTGSIIGTNPNAQVISELVGAIVGAVFGSLALFILHAAYGKMGPNTFLVAPQAYAVSQMIQGLSDPRSFTFGLLTGFVLYFFKVPSMILGIGIYLPFIISLTAFLGSSLRVIIDKFFPKQSENLTLVSSGLLGGEGFAGTIVAIVKFIWRL
- a CDS encoding P1 family peptidase; this translates as MGSITDVKGVLVGNYEDFNNITGATAIIIEKGATASVDVRGGAPGTRETDLLNPENLVEYVNAIYIGGGSALGLEGASGVSRFLEEKNIGFDTGVKKVPIVSGAIIFDLSIGNPVYPDLNAGYIAAKNATDNFNLNGNVGAGVGATVGKIRGMEFAMKGGLGTESIKLGDLVVGALVVINALGDIYDFDNKIIAGALNDQKDGFINTEEFILKAHSTQVPFKNTTVGVVATNAKLTKSKLKRLAIISHDAIGRRIKPSHTIFDGDTIFTIATNEVEFEDLLTLGVLFESVLEKAIIKAVVNAKSLGNIKAFADFRI